From a single Bradyrhizobium sediminis genomic region:
- a CDS encoding methylated-DNA--[protein]-cysteine S-methyltransferase, with the protein MMNLAMNEHRLAKPGPQDAALRDYDSVRRAIAFISEHWRTQPTIEAMADAASVTPDELHHLFRRWAGLTPKAFMQALTLDHAKGLLRDSASVLDAALDSGLSGPGRLHDLFVTHEAMSPGEWKNGGAGMTLRYGFHPSPFGTAIVIASGRGLAGLAFADPGEEPAALADMQRRWPRATYLEDRDGTSALAQRVFDTRLWRADQPLRVVLIGTDFEVRVWETLLKIPMGRAVCYSDIANKINSPKASRAVGAAVGRNPVSFVVPCHRALGKSGALTGYHWGITRKQAMLGWEAGQVGVH; encoded by the coding sequence ATGATGAACCTCGCCATGAATGAGCACCGCCTCGCCAAACCGGGCCCCCAGGACGCCGCGCTGCGCGACTATGATTCGGTGCGGCGCGCCATCGCCTTCATCTCGGAGCACTGGCGCACGCAGCCGACCATCGAAGCGATGGCGGATGCCGCCAGCGTGACGCCGGACGAACTGCACCACCTGTTCCGCCGCTGGGCCGGACTGACGCCCAAGGCCTTCATGCAGGCGCTGACGCTCGATCATGCCAAGGGCCTGTTGCGCGATTCCGCCAGCGTGCTCGACGCCGCGCTCGACTCCGGGCTGTCGGGCCCGGGACGGCTGCACGACCTGTTCGTCACCCATGAGGCGATGTCGCCGGGCGAATGGAAGAACGGCGGCGCCGGCATGACGCTGCGCTACGGCTTCCATCCCTCGCCGTTCGGCACCGCGATCGTGATCGCCAGCGGCCGCGGCCTCGCCGGGCTTGCGTTCGCCGATCCGGGCGAGGAACCGGCCGCGCTCGCCGACATGCAACGGCGCTGGCCGCGCGCCACTTATCTCGAAGACCGCGACGGAACCTCGGCGCTGGCGCAGCGCGTGTTCGACACGCGGCTGTGGCGCGCCGACCAGCCGCTGCGCGTGGTCCTGATCGGCACCGACTTCGAGGTCCGGGTCTGGGAGACGCTGTTGAAAATCCCGATGGGCCGCGCGGTCTGCTATTCCGACATCGCCAACAAGATCAACAGCCCGAAGGCGTCACGCGCCGTTGGTGCGGCGGTCGGGCGAAACCCGGTGTCGTTCGTGGTGCCCTGCCATCGCGCGCTCGGCAAGAGCGGCGCGCTGACCGGCTATCACTGGGGCATCACCCGCAAGCAGGCGATGCTGGGCTGGGAAGCCGGACAGGTCGGCGTGCATTGA
- the dnaK gene encoding molecular chaperone DnaK, protein MGKVIGIDLGTTNSCVAVMDGKTAKVIENAEGMRTTPSIVAFSDDGERLVGQPAKRQAVTNPERTFFAVKRLVGRRYDDPMVEKDKKLVPYKIVKASNGDAWVEADGKTYSPSQVSAFILQKMKETAEAHLGQKVDQAVITVPAYFNDAQRQATKDAGKIAGLEVLRIINEPTAAALAYGLDKSKSGTIAVYDLGGGTFDVSVLEIGDGVFEVKSTNGDTFLGGEDFDMRLVSYLADEFQKEQGINLRNDKLALQRLKEAAEKAKIELSSTTQTEINLPFITADQTGPKHLTMKLTRAKFEALVDDLVQKTIEPCRKALKDAGLTAGEIGEVVLVGGMTRMPKVQEVVKQLFGKEPHKGVNPDEVVAIGAAIQAGVLQGDVKDVLLLDVTPLSLGIETLGGVFTRIIDRNTTIPTKKSQVFSTAEDNQNAVTIRVFQGEREMAADNKVLGQFDLMGIPPSPRGMPQIEVTFDIDANGIVNVSAKDKATGKEQQIRIQASGGLSEADIQKMVKDAEANAAEDKKRREAVDAKNHADALVHSTEKALAEHGSKVEESERRAIEDAVSDLKEALKGEDAEAIKAKTNTLAQASMKLGEAMYKQQAEADAAKDAAKDDVVDAEFTEVDDDKNSKKSA, encoded by the coding sequence ATGGGAAAGGTCATTGGGATCGATCTCGGCACCACGAATTCGTGCGTCGCCGTTATGGATGGCAAGACTGCGAAAGTCATCGAGAACGCCGAGGGCATGCGGACCACCCCGTCGATCGTCGCCTTCAGCGATGACGGCGAGCGCCTCGTCGGCCAGCCTGCCAAGCGCCAGGCGGTGACCAATCCCGAGCGGACCTTCTTCGCGGTCAAGCGCCTCGTCGGCCGCCGCTATGACGATCCGATGGTCGAGAAGGACAAGAAGCTCGTCCCCTACAAGATCGTCAAGGCATCCAACGGCGATGCCTGGGTCGAAGCCGACGGCAAGACCTATTCGCCCTCGCAGGTCTCGGCTTTCATTCTGCAGAAGATGAAAGAGACCGCGGAAGCCCATCTCGGCCAGAAGGTCGATCAGGCCGTCATTACCGTTCCCGCCTATTTCAACGACGCGCAACGTCAGGCCACCAAGGACGCCGGCAAGATCGCCGGCCTCGAAGTGCTGCGCATCATCAACGAGCCGACCGCGGCGGCGCTCGCCTACGGTCTCGACAAATCGAAGTCTGGCACCATCGCGGTGTACGACCTCGGCGGCGGCACCTTCGACGTCTCGGTCCTCGAGATCGGCGACGGCGTGTTCGAGGTGAAGTCGACCAACGGCGACACCTTCCTGGGCGGTGAAGACTTCGACATGCGGCTGGTCAGCTACCTGGCCGACGAGTTCCAGAAGGAGCAGGGCATCAACCTGCGCAACGACAAGCTCGCCTTGCAGCGCCTGAAAGAGGCCGCCGAAAAGGCCAAGATCGAGCTGTCGTCGACCACGCAGACCGAAATCAATCTGCCGTTCATCACGGCCGACCAGACCGGACCGAAGCATCTGACGATGAAGCTGACGCGCGCCAAGTTCGAGGCGCTGGTCGACGATCTCGTCCAGAAGACCATCGAACCCTGCCGCAAGGCGCTGAAGGACGCGGGCCTCACCGCCGGCGAAATCGGCGAAGTGGTTCTGGTCGGCGGCATGACCCGCATGCCGAAGGTCCAGGAAGTGGTGAAGCAGTTGTTCGGCAAGGAGCCGCACAAGGGCGTCAATCCGGACGAAGTCGTCGCCATCGGTGCGGCGATCCAGGCCGGCGTGCTGCAGGGCGACGTCAAGGACGTGCTGCTGCTCGACGTGACCCCGCTGTCGCTCGGCATCGAGACGCTGGGCGGCGTGTTCACCCGCATCATCGATCGCAACACCACGATCCCGACCAAGAAAAGCCAGGTGTTCTCGACCGCCGAGGACAACCAGAACGCGGTCACCATCCGCGTCTTCCAGGGCGAGCGCGAAATGGCGGCCGACAACAAGGTGCTCGGCCAGTTCGACCTGATGGGCATTCCGCCGTCACCGCGCGGCATGCCGCAGATCGAGGTTACCTTCGACATCGACGCCAACGGCATCGTCAACGTCTCGGCCAAGGACAAGGCGACCGGCAAGGAGCAGCAGATCCGGATCCAGGCATCCGGCGGGCTGTCCGAAGCCGACATCCAGAAGATGGTCAAGGACGCCGAGGCCAACGCCGCCGAGGACAAGAAACGCCGCGAGGCGGTCGACGCCAAGAACCATGCCGACGCGCTGGTGCATTCCACCGAGAAGGCGCTGGCCGAGCACGGCTCCAAGGTCGAGGAGAGCGAGCGCCGCGCCATCGAGGACGCCGTCAGCGACCTGAAGGAAGCGCTGAAGGGCGAGGATGCCGAGGCGATCAAGGCCAAGACCAACACGCTGGCGCAGGCTTCCATGAAGCTCGGCGAGGCGATGTACAAGCAACAGGCCGAGGCCGATGCGGCCAAGGATGCCGCGAAGGACGACGTGGTCGACGCGGAGTTCACCGAGGTCGACGACGACAAGAACAGCAAGAAGTCTGCTTAA
- the dapB gene encoding 4-hydroxy-tetrahydrodipicolinate reductase, whose translation MADMRLIVAGAGGRMGRALTRVISETPGAVLTGALEAPGSALLGKDAGVLSGLPENGVKLSADLWSLSANADGILDFTVPGATIANVAIAAQRGLVHVIGTTGLSASDDAVIKSVTARATVVKSGNMSLGVNLLAALVKRVAQSLDDSFDIEILEMHHRAKIDAPSGTALMLGEAAAAGRGIDLHIHSARGRDGITGARRPGDIGFASLRGGTVTGDHSVIFAGAMERIELTHRAEDRTMFAQGAIKAALWAREKKPGLYSMADVLGLTDF comes from the coding sequence ATGGCCGACATGCGTTTGATCGTTGCGGGGGCTGGCGGCCGCATGGGCCGTGCGCTGACGCGCGTGATCTCGGAAACGCCGGGCGCGGTGCTGACCGGCGCGCTGGAAGCGCCCGGTTCGGCGCTATTGGGCAAGGATGCCGGCGTGCTTTCCGGCCTGCCCGAAAACGGCGTCAAGCTGTCGGCCGACCTGTGGTCGCTGTCGGCCAATGCCGACGGCATCCTGGATTTCACCGTGCCCGGCGCCACCATCGCCAATGTTGCGATCGCCGCCCAGCGCGGCCTGGTCCACGTCATCGGCACCACGGGTCTTTCGGCGTCGGATGACGCCGTGATCAAGAGCGTCACGGCGCGCGCCACCGTGGTCAAGTCGGGCAATATGAGCCTCGGCGTCAACCTGCTGGCGGCGCTGGTCAAGCGGGTGGCGCAATCGCTGGATGACAGCTTCGACATCGAAATCCTGGAAATGCATCACCGGGCCAAGATCGACGCGCCGTCGGGCACCGCCTTGATGCTGGGCGAGGCCGCCGCGGCCGGCCGCGGGATCGATCTCCACATCCATTCGGCCCGCGGCCGCGACGGCATCACCGGCGCGCGGCGGCCGGGCGATATCGGCTTTGCGTCCCTGCGCGGCGGCACCGTCACCGGCGATCACAGCGTGATTTTCGCCGGCGCGATGGAACGCATCGAGCTGACGCACCGGGCCGAGGACCGGACCATGTTCGCGCAAGGCGCCATCAAGGCCGCGCTGTGGGCGCGCGAAAAGAAGCCCGGGCTGTATTCGATGGCCGACGTGCTCGGGCTCACGGACTTCTGA
- a CDS encoding glycosyltransferase family 87 protein: protein MTGPSVATAPRPNPAFAGWLARWLPPGLGRDDRALFRDFAVLGSALFAITSIAYVWTIDWRGAIPRDGTTLAVGRDFLNFWMYGRAAVSADPARFYDLAAYHQAIRDLLGMELSGQNWSYPPSVMWLAAPFGQLNYLAALACWTLMGVVVLVAVGRRHVVDGRILIPVLLSPAALFCLISGQSAFLTTAMMMAIFALLDRRPVIAGVLIGLLTIKPQLGILFPFVLIASGRWRVFLAAAVTALALVGVTAAMFGPQVWIDFVSKGLPVQGLVLSDPDRIATPFYPTIFMNLRGLDLSAAAAMSVQLAFSAFAIGAAIWAFRFRKDADPPLLLALFLACSATASPYLLAYDLLPLTFAAVALLAGSNLDSCGRRLVQLVYWTPALQLALGTWHLPGPALIAPFFAAFLLVRLRPSPRPAPA, encoded by the coding sequence ATGACCGGACCATCCGTCGCGACCGCGCCGCGGCCAAATCCTGCCTTTGCGGGCTGGCTGGCTCGATGGTTGCCGCCCGGGCTTGGCCGCGACGACCGCGCTTTGTTTCGCGATTTCGCGGTGCTGGGCAGTGCGCTGTTCGCGATAACTTCCATTGCCTATGTCTGGACCATCGACTGGCGCGGGGCGATCCCGCGCGACGGCACCACGCTCGCGGTCGGCCGCGACTTTCTGAATTTCTGGATGTATGGCCGCGCCGCCGTGTCAGCCGATCCCGCGCGGTTCTACGATCTCGCCGCCTATCACCAGGCGATCCGCGATCTCCTCGGCATGGAGCTTTCCGGCCAGAACTGGTCGTATCCCCCGAGCGTGATGTGGCTCGCCGCACCGTTCGGGCAATTGAATTACCTTGCCGCGCTCGCGTGCTGGACGCTGATGGGTGTTGTGGTGCTCGTCGCGGTCGGACGCCGTCATGTCGTCGACGGGCGGATTCTGATTCCGGTCCTGCTGTCGCCGGCGGCCCTGTTCTGCCTGATCTCGGGCCAGAGCGCGTTCCTGACCACGGCGATGATGATGGCGATTTTCGCGCTGCTCGACCGCAGGCCGGTTATCGCCGGCGTGCTGATCGGGCTGCTCACCATCAAGCCGCAGCTCGGGATTCTGTTTCCGTTCGTGCTGATCGCCTCCGGCCGTTGGCGGGTCTTCCTTGCCGCGGCCGTCACCGCGCTGGCGCTGGTCGGCGTCACCGCCGCGATGTTCGGGCCGCAGGTCTGGATCGATTTTGTTTCAAAAGGTCTGCCGGTGCAGGGTCTGGTGCTGTCGGATCCGGATCGGATCGCGACGCCGTTCTATCCCACCATCTTCATGAACCTGCGCGGGCTCGATCTGTCCGCTGCCGCCGCGATGTCGGTCCAGCTGGCGTTTTCGGCGTTCGCGATCGGCGCGGCGATCTGGGCGTTCAGGTTCCGCAAGGACGCCGATCCGCCGCTGCTGCTGGCGCTGTTTCTGGCCTGTTCCGCCACCGCCTCGCCCTATTTGCTGGCCTACGACCTGCTGCCGCTGACGTTTGCCGCGGTGGCGCTGCTGGCCGGCTCGAACCTCGATTCTTGCGGCCGGCGGCTGGTGCAACTCGTCTACTGGACCCCGGCCTTGCAGCTGGCGCTCGGGACCTGGCACCTGCCGGGCCCGGCGCTGATCGCGCCTTTCTTTGCGGCCTTTCTGCTGGTACGGCTGCGCCCTTCCCCTCGGCCGGCCCCGGCCTGA
- the dnaJ gene encoding molecular chaperone DnaJ — protein MSSTKRCYYETLEVERNADESKLKAAFRKLAMKWHPDKNPGDASSEIRFKEINEAYEVLKDGDKRAAYDRFGHAAFEQGHGGGGPGFGAGFASSFSDIFEDLFGMAGQRGRGGRERGQDLRYNMEITLEEAFLGKTAQVEIPVSVTCESCSGTGAKAGTKPKACSTCGGAGRVRQAQGFFTLERTCPGCQGRGQMIEDPCPSCTGSGRVTRDRTLSVNIPQGVEDGTRIRLAGEGEAGVRGGPPGDLYIFLSLASHEFFQRDGADLHCRVPVSMVTAALGGEFEVPTIDKGKTKVKVPSGTQSGRRFRIASKGMPVLRSRQTGDMYVQVVVETPQNLTKKQQELLAEFEKLSSGATQPEAAGFFTKVKDFFGNRASP, from the coding sequence ATGTCCAGCACCAAGCGCTGCTACTACGAAACCCTGGAAGTCGAGCGGAACGCGGACGAGTCCAAGCTCAAGGCGGCATTCCGCAAGCTGGCGATGAAATGGCATCCGGACAAGAATCCGGGCGATGCCTCGAGCGAGATCCGTTTCAAGGAAATCAACGAAGCCTACGAAGTCCTGAAAGACGGCGACAAGCGCGCCGCCTATGACCGCTTCGGCCATGCGGCGTTCGAGCAGGGCCATGGCGGCGGCGGTCCCGGCTTCGGCGCCGGCTTCGCCTCGTCCTTCTCCGACATTTTCGAAGACCTGTTCGGCATGGCCGGCCAGCGCGGGCGCGGCGGCCGCGAGCGCGGCCAGGACCTGCGCTACAACATGGAAATCACGCTCGAGGAGGCTTTCCTCGGCAAGACCGCGCAGGTCGAGATTCCGGTCTCGGTGACCTGCGAATCCTGTTCGGGCACCGGCGCCAAGGCCGGCACCAAGCCGAAGGCCTGTTCGACCTGCGGCGGAGCGGGCCGGGTGCGGCAGGCGCAGGGCTTCTTCACGCTGGAACGGACCTGCCCCGGCTGTCAGGGCCGCGGCCAGATGATCGAAGACCCCTGTCCGTCATGCACCGGCTCCGGCCGGGTGACGCGCGACCGGACCCTGTCGGTCAATATTCCGCAAGGTGTCGAAGACGGCACCCGCATCCGCCTTGCCGGCGAGGGCGAGGCCGGCGTCCGCGGCGGGCCGCCGGGCGACCTCTACATTTTCCTGTCGCTGGCCAGCCACGAGTTCTTTCAGCGCGACGGCGCCGATCTGCACTGCCGCGTCCCGGTCTCGATGGTGACGGCGGCGCTGGGCGGTGAATTCGAGGTGCCGACCATCGACAAGGGCAAGACCAAGGTGAAAGTACCCTCCGGGACCCAGTCCGGCCGGCGTTTTCGCATTGCGTCAAAGGGCATGCCGGTGCTCCGTTCGCGCCAGACCGGGGACATGTATGTCCAGGTCGTGGTCGAAACGCCGCAGAATCTCACCAAGAAGCAGCAGGAGCTGCTGGCCGAGTTCGAAAAATTATCTTCCGGTGCGACCCAGCCGGAAGCGGCCGGTTTCTTCACTAAGGTCAAGGACTTCTTTGGAAATCGCGCCAGCCCGTAG
- a CDS encoding 2,3-bisphosphoglycerate-dependent phosphoglycerate mutase — protein MSDRLLVLVRHGQSEWNLKNLFTGWKDPDLTEQGVAEARDAGRKLKAQGLSFDIAFTSVLQRAQHTLDLMLAEIGQTGLPTRKHLALNERDYGDLSGLNKDDARKKWGEEQVHVWRRSYDVPPPSGESLKDTLARTLPYYVQEILPCVLRGERTLVAAHGNSLRALIMVLEKLTPETILKRELATGAPVIYRLNADSTVASKLDLAA, from the coding sequence ATGAGCGACCGTCTTCTCGTGCTCGTGCGTCACGGCCAGAGCGAATGGAATCTGAAAAATCTTTTCACCGGCTGGAAGGATCCCGACCTGACCGAACAGGGCGTCGCCGAAGCCAGGGACGCCGGCCGCAAGCTGAAGGCGCAGGGGCTGTCGTTCGACATCGCCTTCACCTCGGTCTTGCAGCGCGCGCAGCACACGCTCGACCTGATGCTCGCCGAGATCGGCCAGACCGGCCTTCCGACCAGGAAGCACCTGGCGCTCAATGAGCGCGACTATGGCGACCTGTCGGGCCTCAACAAGGACGACGCCCGCAAGAAATGGGGCGAGGAGCAGGTGCATGTCTGGCGCCGCTCCTACGACGTGCCGCCGCCCAGCGGCGAAAGTCTGAAAGATACGCTGGCGCGCACGCTGCCCTATTACGTCCAGGAGATCTTGCCGTGCGTGCTGCGCGGCGAGCGCACGCTGGTGGCCGCGCACGGCAATTCGCTGCGCGCGCTGATCATGGTGCTGGAGAAGCTGACGCCGGAAACGATCCTGAAGCGCGAACTCGCCACCGGCGCGCCGGTGATCTACCGGCTCAACGCCGATTCGACGGTGGCATCGAAGCTCGATCTAGCGGCGTAG
- the grpE gene encoding nucleotide exchange factor GrpE, giving the protein MTDPNRPNDDAAQPAEPVISKPYIMPDDPEVGSAEALAKEAAEARDKMLRTLAEMENLRKRTAREVADARTYGITGFARDVLDIADNLQRALDAVPAEAKANADPGLKALIEGVELTERSLLNTLEKNGVKKFDPAGEKFDPNFQQAMYEVPDPSVPAGTVVQVVQAGFMIGERVLRPALVAVSKGGAKAAPAASEQA; this is encoded by the coding sequence ATGACCGATCCCAACCGGCCGAACGATGACGCGGCGCAACCAGCCGAACCCGTGATTTCCAAGCCCTACATCATGCCCGACGATCCCGAAGTGGGATCGGCCGAGGCGCTCGCCAAGGAAGCCGCCGAAGCGCGCGACAAGATGCTGCGCACGCTGGCGGAAATGGAAAACCTGCGCAAGCGAACGGCGCGCGAGGTGGCCGATGCGCGGACCTACGGCATCACCGGTTTCGCGCGCGACGTGCTCGACATCGCCGACAATCTGCAACGCGCGCTCGACGCGGTGCCGGCCGAGGCCAAGGCCAATGCCGATCCCGGCCTGAAGGCCCTGATCGAAGGCGTCGAATTGACCGAGCGCTCGCTGCTCAACACGCTGGAGAAAAACGGCGTCAAGAAATTCGATCCGGCCGGCGAGAAGTTCGATCCGAATTTCCAGCAGGCGATGTACGAGGTCCCCGATCCGTCGGTGCCGGCGGGAACGGTGGTCCAGGTCGTGCAGGCCGGCTTCATGATCGGCGAACGCGTGCTGCGGCCGGCGCTGGTCGCCGTCTCCAAGGGCGGCGCGAAAGCGGCGCCTGCGGCTTCCGAGCAGGCCTAA
- a CDS encoding NADPH-dependent FMN reductase — protein sequence MSALKILVIPGSLRSGSLNAKLAAAAAHELAQAGAEVTRISLSDFPLPIYDGDLQSKSGVPKNAVNLKRMMSAHHGVLIVSPEYNSSVPPLVKNAIDWVSRVQDSHETRGEVFRGRAFAIAAASENRLGGARCLAALRLILTACHALVIPNQLALPFASAAYDDMDRLKHPADIEAMGALARQLIDISQRMM from the coding sequence ATGTCCGCGCTGAAAATCCTCGTGATCCCCGGCTCGCTTCGGTCAGGCTCGCTCAATGCGAAGCTCGCGGCGGCGGCGGCCCATGAACTGGCGCAAGCGGGCGCCGAAGTCACGCGCATCTCGCTGTCGGATTTTCCGCTGCCGATCTACGACGGCGACCTGCAGAGCAAATCCGGCGTGCCGAAGAACGCGGTCAATCTCAAGCGCATGATGTCGGCCCATCACGGCGTTCTCATCGTATCGCCGGAATACAATTCGTCGGTGCCGCCGCTGGTCAAGAACGCCATCGACTGGGTGAGCCGGGTGCAGGACAGCCACGAGACCCGCGGCGAGGTGTTTCGCGGCCGCGCCTTCGCGATTGCGGCAGCTTCCGAAAACCGGCTCGGCGGCGCGCGATGCCTGGCGGCGCTGCGGCTGATCCTGACCGCCTGCCATGCCCTGGTCATTCCCAACCAGCTCGCGCTGCCGTTCGCCTCTGCCGCCTATGACGATATGGACAGGCTGAAGCATCCGGCCGATATCGAGGCGATGGGCGCGCTGGCGAGGCAGCTGATCGACATTTCCCAGCGCATGATGTGA
- a CDS encoding DUF1330 domain-containing protein, translating to MAKGYWIARVDVHNMDGYKEYVAQNGAVFAKYGAKFLVRGGRFEAREGSSRSRNVVLEFKDYETALACYNSPEYTHLVKVRSPHSQGDLVIIEGYDGPQPS from the coding sequence ATGGCAAAAGGCTACTGGATCGCGCGCGTCGATGTTCACAACATGGATGGCTACAAGGAATATGTCGCGCAGAACGGCGCGGTCTTTGCCAAATACGGCGCCAAATTCCTGGTGCGCGGCGGCAGGTTCGAGGCGAGGGAAGGCTCTTCGCGCTCGCGCAACGTGGTGCTGGAATTCAAGGATTATGAGACCGCGCTCGCCTGCTACAACTCGCCGGAATACACCCATCTGGTGAAGGTCCGCAGCCCGCATTCGCAAGGCGACCTCGTGATCATCGAAGGCTATGACGGACCGCAGCCCTCCTGA
- a CDS encoding DUF2244 domain-containing protein — translation MTAGNDFDAQPELFSALLTPHRSLGRTGFLVLMIFLSVVSFATGLAFLLMGAWPVFGFLCLDVLVIWWAFRINFRRALASEEIRITPSELRLRRVSHRGHVVEWVFNPLWVQLDQKIHAEFGIERLYLVSRGRRVSIASFLGADEKASFAKALLAALQAARRGPTYNPL, via the coding sequence ATGACCGCAGGCAACGATTTTGATGCGCAGCCCGAATTGTTTTCAGCGCTGCTGACGCCGCACCGCTCGCTCGGCCGCACCGGCTTTCTGGTGCTGATGATATTTTTGAGCGTGGTCAGCTTCGCCACCGGGTTGGCGTTTCTGCTGATGGGCGCGTGGCCGGTGTTCGGCTTCTTGTGCCTCGACGTGCTGGTGATCTGGTGGGCGTTCCGGATCAATTTCCGCCGCGCGCTGGCCAGCGAAGAGATCCGGATCACGCCGTCGGAGCTGCGCCTGCGCCGGGTCAGCCACCGCGGCCATGTGGTCGAATGGGTGTTCAATCCCTTGTGGGTGCAGCTCGACCAGAAGATCCACGCCGAATTCGGCATCGAACGGCTCTATCTGGTTTCGCGGGGGCGCCGGGTGTCGATCGCGAGCTTCCTTGGAGCCGACGAAAAAGCCAGTTTTGCCAAGGCTTTACTGGCTGCGCTGCAGGCCGCCAGGCGCGGCCCGACTTACAATCCGCTCTGA
- the pyrF gene encoding orotidine-5'-phosphate decarboxylase — MQPSEIIPRDRLIVALDLASVTAAEAMVARLGDSVSFYKIGYQLAYAGGLPLVRQLADQGKKVFIDLKLHDIGNTVARGVESIAKLGATFLTVHAYPQTMKAAVEARGGSGLKILAVTVLTSYDDGDLHAAGYRLGVSDLVEARAQQAQVLGVDGLVCSPEEAAALRKIVGHQMSLVTPGIRPAGSATGDQKRIMTPARAIAAGADYLVVGRPIVEAGDPRAAAEAIQAEVRQALG; from the coding sequence ATGCAGCCTTCCGAAATCATCCCCCGCGACCGCCTGATCGTGGCGCTCGACCTGGCGAGCGTCACGGCGGCGGAGGCGATGGTTGCCAGGCTCGGCGACAGCGTGAGCTTCTACAAGATCGGCTATCAGCTCGCTTATGCCGGCGGATTGCCGCTGGTGCGCCAGCTCGCGGACCAGGGCAAGAAGGTCTTCATCGATCTCAAGCTGCACGACATCGGCAACACCGTGGCGCGCGGCGTCGAGAGCATCGCCAAACTGGGCGCGACGTTCCTCACCGTGCACGCCTATCCGCAGACCATGAAGGCGGCGGTCGAGGCGCGCGGCGGTTCGGGGTTGAAGATTCTGGCCGTCACCGTGCTGACCTCCTATGACGACGGCGACCTGCACGCCGCCGGCTACCGGCTCGGTGTCTCCGACCTGGTCGAGGCCCGCGCCCAGCAGGCCCAGGTGCTCGGCGTCGACGGCCTCGTCTGTTCGCCGGAGGAGGCGGCCGCCCTGCGCAAGATCGTCGGCCACCAGATGAGCCTGGTTACCCCCGGCATCCGGCCCGCCGGCAGCGCCACCGGCGACCAGAAACGCATCATGACGCCCGCCCGCGCCATCGCGGCGGGCGCGGACTATCTCGTGGTCGGACGGCCGATCGTCGAAGCCGGCGACCCCAGGGCCGCGGCAGAGGCCATCCAGGCCGAGGTCAGGCAGGCACTGGGCTAA
- a CDS encoding class I SAM-dependent methyltransferase: MPLQSSVRALKKPRLDDEVRFLRSWIEKPLHMGAVMPSGKILARTMAQYVDVDSSAPVVELGPGTGAITNALIEHGVDQKRLVLVEYNPGFCALLRDRYPQATVVQGDAYTLRDSLWDVLKAPAAAVVSGLPLVTKPMLTRLKLIRDAFATLAPGAPFVQFTYSVAPPIPKSLPGVSTEASERIWMNLPPARVWVYRKG; encoded by the coding sequence ATGCCTTTGCAATCGTCCGTGCGTGCGTTGAAGAAGCCCCGTCTCGACGATGAGGTTCGCTTCCTCCGTTCATGGATCGAAAAGCCGCTGCACATGGGCGCGGTGATGCCCTCCGGAAAAATCCTGGCCCGCACCATGGCGCAGTATGTCGACGTCGACTCGTCGGCGCCGGTGGTCGAGCTCGGACCTGGCACCGGAGCGATCACCAACGCGCTGATCGAGCACGGCGTCGATCAGAAACGCCTCGTGCTGGTCGAATATAATCCGGGCTTCTGCGCGCTGCTGCGCGACCGCTATCCGCAAGCAACCGTCGTGCAGGGCGATGCCTACACGCTCCGCGATTCGCTGTGGGACGTTCTCAAGGCCCCGGCCGCAGCGGTGGTGTCCGGCCTTCCGCTGGTGACCAAGCCGATGCTGACGCGGCTGAAGCTGATCCGTGACGCCTTCGCGACGCTGGCGCCGGGCGCGCCGTTCGTGCAGTTCACCTATTCGGTGGCGCCGCCGATTCCGAAGTCGCTGCCGGGCGTGTCCACAGAGGCGTCCGAGCGCATCTGGATGAACCTTCCGCCGGCCCGTGTCTGGGTGTATCGCAAGGGCTGA